A region of Salvelinus namaycush isolate Seneca chromosome 9, SaNama_1.0, whole genome shotgun sequence DNA encodes the following proteins:
- the LOC120053802 gene encoding E3 ubiquitin-protein ligase RNF126-like, producing MAEAPPWPRRFFCHRCSEEISPRLPDYTCPRCESGFIEELLEERRSENGSTSTISSGDQNQHPFENVDPSNIFTFPSGYGQFAMGVFDDSFDFGAGLGGAGLGGAGLGTEDNRDAENRREREMASRQRYGARQPHGRHGVRRQAGRPEGVPTLEGIIQQLVNGIIAPTAVPNIGVGPWGVLHSNPMDYAWGANGLDAIITQLLNQFENTGPPPADGDKIMSLPTVLITQEHVGSGLECPVCKEDYSAGENVRQLPCNHLFHNDCIVPWLEQHDTCPVCRKSLSGLNTAMNPPSLSGMNFASSSAPPSSSSTSNENSANNS from the exons ATGGCGGAAGCACCTCCATGGCCCAGACGGTTTTTCTGTCACAGATGTTCGGAAGAGATCAGCCCTCGTCTTCCC GATTACACATGTCCTCGGTGTGAATCTGGCTTTATCGAGGAACTGCTGGAGGAGAGACG CAGTGAAAATGGGTCCACATCCACCATTTCCAGCGGTGACCAGAACCAACATCCATTTGAG AATGTGGACCCTTCAAATATATTTACATTCCCCTCGGGTTACGGCCAGTTCGCTATGGGTGTCTTTGATGACTCCTTTGACTTCGGAGCGGGGCTGGGAGGAGCAGGGCTAGGAGGAGCTGGGTTGGGAACAGAGGACAACCGCGACGCAGAGAACCGGCGAGAACGGGAGATGGCATCACGGCAGCGATACGGCGCCAGGCAACCTCACGGTCGCCATGGCGtcaggaggcaggcagggagaccggagggagTGCCCACTTTAGAGGG AATCATTCAGCAGCTAGTGAATGGAATAATCGCCCCTACGGCAGTGCCAAATATTGGTGTGGGACCCTG GGGCGTGCTTCACTCAAACCCCATGGATTACGCCTGGGGTGCCAACGGACTAGATgcaatcattacacag TTATTAAATCAGTTTGAGAACACTGGCCCTCCGCCAGCTGATGGGGACAAAATCATGAGCCTTCCCACAGTCCTAATCACACAGGAGCATGTAG GCTCTGGTCTAGAATGTCCAGTGTGTAAAGAAGACTACAGTGCTGGAGAAAACGTTAGGCAACTTCCATGTAATCATTTGTTTCACAATGATTGCATAGTACCCTGGCTTGAACAG CACGACACATGTCCAGTGTGCAGGAAAAGCTTAAGTGGACTGAACACAGCCATGAATCCTCCAAGTCTATCAGGGATGAACTTTGCCTCTTCCTCTGCACCCCCGTCCTCCAGCTCAACCAGCAATGAGAACTCGGCCAACAACTCCTAA